Proteins encoded in a region of the Xylocopa sonorina isolate GNS202 chromosome 1, iyXylSono1_principal, whole genome shotgun sequence genome:
- the LOC143427559 gene encoding uncharacterized protein F58A4.6, translated as MNSSIKLIIHRGSTIFDSVIVTAYSLLRYEQKVESTKNSSQINAKVCTLNKTNSVQLNKICLNKKRYNAYVVSAYIVTLTNSETYRKAAFEKLLDYLTYKLSYKVDLGIILIKLRTPRKQFIDYMWNEKMIQMAMERREVDHAMSWLSTLGGAFSALGDEFHHCAEMAGKISLKQFKLALRLGDPLLVARCKLYAALSLIQQGQLKLPKKIVRCIYKFSIDQTDIRLQNMCQGIWAKLQYCYKIRKERHKIVQY; from the exons ATGAATAGTTCGATAAAATTGATTATACACAGGGGCAGTACAATTTTCGACAGCGTTATTGTTACAGCTTATTCTCTGCTTAGATATGAACAAAAAGTGGAAAGTACTAAAAACTCATCTCAAATAAATGCTAAAGTATGCACACTTAATAAAACTAACTCTgtacaattaaataaaatttgtttaaataaaaaaagataTAATGCCTATGTTGTATCAGCATACATTGTAACATTAACAAATTCAGAAACATATCGGAAAGCAGCATTTGAAAAATTGTTGGATTATTTGACGTATAAGTTGTCGTACAAAGTAGATTTAGGAATAATCTTAATAAAATTGCGAACGCCCAGAAAACAGTTCATAGATTACATGTG GAACGAAAAAATGATACAAATGGCAATGGAAAGAAGGGAGGTTGATCATGCTATGTCCTGGTTGTCTACTTTAGGTGGAGCATTTTCTGCTTTAGGGGATGAATTTCATCATTGT GCTGAAATGGCAGGAAAAATTTCTTTAAAGCAGTTTAAATTAGCACTTCGCCTCGGAGATCCTCTTTTGGTTGCTCGTTGTAAACTATATGCTGCCTTAAGTTTAATACAACAAGGTCAGTTAAAGTTACCAAAAAAGATAGTAAgatgtatttataaattttcTATCGATCAAACTGACATTCGTTTGCAAAATATGTGTCAAGGTATATGGGCTAAGCTTCAATATTGTTATAAGATACGAAAGGAACGACATAAAATTGTCCAGTATTAA
- the LOC143433062 gene encoding bleomycin hydrolase isoform X1, whose amino-acid sequence MVASAGVLTTEILDELSAKFYEDNRNTLAQNVCTRINPLEACISRRVLQESHHVFTYKISTEGKPITNQMHSGRCWIFSTLNVIRSAFMKQYNLDEFEFSQAYLFFWDKVERCNYFLHNIVKTAKRNESVEGRLVSFLLHDPINDGGQWDMIVNLINKHGLVPKICFPESYCCEFSSRMNTILKSKLREYSKVLRELVSRDATDEELEAQILEQMVVIYRIIGICLGIPPKTITWEYYDKSKNYNCVGPITPLEFYEKYVKPYYNVDDKICLVSDPRPSNPYGKLYTIDCLGNVLGGRPTLYNNQPPELLMKLCAESIKNNEPVWFGCDVNKRVIAKQGIQDMKAYDFELMFGTDIQVNLTKADRLLYGDSMMMHAMTLTAVAIDNEGKIKRFRVENSWGDDQGQKGYLLLTADWFSEFVFEAVIDKKIVPLGILDVFKQEPVTLPAWDPMGTLAH is encoded by the exons ATGGTTGCCT CAGCAGGTGTTTTGACAACAGAAATTCTGGATGAATTGTCCGCAAAATTTTATGAAGATAATCGCAATACTTTGGCACAAAATGTATGTACAAGGATCAATCCACTGGAAGCTTGCATTTCACGAAGAGTTCTGCAAGAGTCGCATCATGTTTTCACCTATAAGATCTCAACCGAAGGGAAACCAATAACAAACCAAATGCATTCTGGCAGATGTTGGATATTTTCTACATTAAACGTTATAAGAAGTGCCTTTATGAAGCAATACAATCTAGATGAATTTGAGTTTAGCCAAgcttatttgtttttctgggaTAAG gTTGAACGTTGTAATTATTTCTTACACAATATTGTGAAAACTGCTAAACGAAATGAATCTGTAGAAGGCCGATTGGTGTCATTCTTATTACATGATCCTATAAATGATGGTGGACAATGGGATATGATTGTCAATCTTATAAACAAACATGGCCTTGTTCCTAAAATCTGTTTCCCAGAATCCTACTGTTGCGAGTTTAGTTCACGTATGAATACTATCTTGAAAAGTAAACTAAGAGAgtattctaaagttttaagagaATTAGTATCTCGTGATGCAACAGATGAAGAGTTGGAAGCTCAAATTTTAGAGCAAATGGTTGTGATCTATCGTATAATTGGTATTTGTTTAGGCATACCACCAAAAACAATCACTTGGGAGTATTATGATAAATCAAAGAATTACAATTGTGTCGGACCTATCACGCCACTAGagttttatgaaaaatatgtAAAACCTTATTATAATGTAGATGATAAGATATGCTTAGTATCAGATCCAAGACCATCTAATCCATATGGAAAGCTTTATACTATTGATTGTTTAGGAAATGTTTTGGGTGGACGACCTACGTTATATAATAATCAACCACCTGAACTACTAATGAAATTATGCGCAGAAAGCATAAAAAACAACGAACCTGTATGGTTTGGGTGTGATGTGAACAAACGAGTAATAGCTAAACAAGGCATACAGGATATGAAAGCATATGATTTTGAATTAATGTTTGGAACTGACATCCAAGTGAATCTCACAAAAGCAGATAGATTACTTTATGGGGACTCTATGATGATGCACGCAATGACTCTTACAGCTGTAGCAATTGAT AATGAAGGAAAAATTAAACGATTTCGAGTAGAGAATTCTTGGGGGGACGATCAAGGACAAAAAGGATACCTGTTATTAACAGCCGATTGGTTTTCTGAATTTGTCTTTGAAGCAGTTATTGATAAAAAAATAGTACCTCTGGGCATTTTGGATGTATTTAAACAAGAACCTGTTACTTTACCTGCATGGGATCCTATGGGTACACTTGCCCACTGA
- the LOC143433062 gene encoding bleomycin hydrolase isoform X2, whose protein sequence is MVASGVLTTEILDELSAKFYEDNRNTLAQNVCTRINPLEACISRRVLQESHHVFTYKISTEGKPITNQMHSGRCWIFSTLNVIRSAFMKQYNLDEFEFSQAYLFFWDKVERCNYFLHNIVKTAKRNESVEGRLVSFLLHDPINDGGQWDMIVNLINKHGLVPKICFPESYCCEFSSRMNTILKSKLREYSKVLRELVSRDATDEELEAQILEQMVVIYRIIGICLGIPPKTITWEYYDKSKNYNCVGPITPLEFYEKYVKPYYNVDDKICLVSDPRPSNPYGKLYTIDCLGNVLGGRPTLYNNQPPELLMKLCAESIKNNEPVWFGCDVNKRVIAKQGIQDMKAYDFELMFGTDIQVNLTKADRLLYGDSMMMHAMTLTAVAIDNEGKIKRFRVENSWGDDQGQKGYLLLTADWFSEFVFEAVIDKKIVPLGILDVFKQEPVTLPAWDPMGTLAH, encoded by the exons ATGGTTGCCT CAGGTGTTTTGACAACAGAAATTCTGGATGAATTGTCCGCAAAATTTTATGAAGATAATCGCAATACTTTGGCACAAAATGTATGTACAAGGATCAATCCACTGGAAGCTTGCATTTCACGAAGAGTTCTGCAAGAGTCGCATCATGTTTTCACCTATAAGATCTCAACCGAAGGGAAACCAATAACAAACCAAATGCATTCTGGCAGATGTTGGATATTTTCTACATTAAACGTTATAAGAAGTGCCTTTATGAAGCAATACAATCTAGATGAATTTGAGTTTAGCCAAgcttatttgtttttctgggaTAAG gTTGAACGTTGTAATTATTTCTTACACAATATTGTGAAAACTGCTAAACGAAATGAATCTGTAGAAGGCCGATTGGTGTCATTCTTATTACATGATCCTATAAATGATGGTGGACAATGGGATATGATTGTCAATCTTATAAACAAACATGGCCTTGTTCCTAAAATCTGTTTCCCAGAATCCTACTGTTGCGAGTTTAGTTCACGTATGAATACTATCTTGAAAAGTAAACTAAGAGAgtattctaaagttttaagagaATTAGTATCTCGTGATGCAACAGATGAAGAGTTGGAAGCTCAAATTTTAGAGCAAATGGTTGTGATCTATCGTATAATTGGTATTTGTTTAGGCATACCACCAAAAACAATCACTTGGGAGTATTATGATAAATCAAAGAATTACAATTGTGTCGGACCTATCACGCCACTAGagttttatgaaaaatatgtAAAACCTTATTATAATGTAGATGATAAGATATGCTTAGTATCAGATCCAAGACCATCTAATCCATATGGAAAGCTTTATACTATTGATTGTTTAGGAAATGTTTTGGGTGGACGACCTACGTTATATAATAATCAACCACCTGAACTACTAATGAAATTATGCGCAGAAAGCATAAAAAACAACGAACCTGTATGGTTTGGGTGTGATGTGAACAAACGAGTAATAGCTAAACAAGGCATACAGGATATGAAAGCATATGATTTTGAATTAATGTTTGGAACTGACATCCAAGTGAATCTCACAAAAGCAGATAGATTACTTTATGGGGACTCTATGATGATGCACGCAATGACTCTTACAGCTGTAGCAATTGAT AATGAAGGAAAAATTAAACGATTTCGAGTAGAGAATTCTTGGGGGGACGATCAAGGACAAAAAGGATACCTGTTATTAACAGCCGATTGGTTTTCTGAATTTGTCTTTGAAGCAGTTATTGATAAAAAAATAGTACCTCTGGGCATTTTGGATGTATTTAAACAAGAACCTGTTACTTTACCTGCATGGGATCCTATGGGTACACTTGCCCACTGA
- the LOC143433062 gene encoding bleomycin hydrolase isoform X3 — MHSGRCWIFSTLNVIRSAFMKQYNLDEFEFSQAYLFFWDKVERCNYFLHNIVKTAKRNESVEGRLVSFLLHDPINDGGQWDMIVNLINKHGLVPKICFPESYCCEFSSRMNTILKSKLREYSKVLRELVSRDATDEELEAQILEQMVVIYRIIGICLGIPPKTITWEYYDKSKNYNCVGPITPLEFYEKYVKPYYNVDDKICLVSDPRPSNPYGKLYTIDCLGNVLGGRPTLYNNQPPELLMKLCAESIKNNEPVWFGCDVNKRVIAKQGIQDMKAYDFELMFGTDIQVNLTKADRLLYGDSMMMHAMTLTAVAIDNEGKIKRFRVENSWGDDQGQKGYLLLTADWFSEFVFEAVIDKKIVPLGILDVFKQEPVTLPAWDPMGTLAH, encoded by the exons ATGCATTCTGGCAGATGTTGGATATTTTCTACATTAAACGTTATAAGAAGTGCCTTTATGAAGCAATACAATCTAGATGAATTTGAGTTTAGCCAAgcttatttgtttttctgggaTAAG gTTGAACGTTGTAATTATTTCTTACACAATATTGTGAAAACTGCTAAACGAAATGAATCTGTAGAAGGCCGATTGGTGTCATTCTTATTACATGATCCTATAAATGATGGTGGACAATGGGATATGATTGTCAATCTTATAAACAAACATGGCCTTGTTCCTAAAATCTGTTTCCCAGAATCCTACTGTTGCGAGTTTAGTTCACGTATGAATACTATCTTGAAAAGTAAACTAAGAGAgtattctaaagttttaagagaATTAGTATCTCGTGATGCAACAGATGAAGAGTTGGAAGCTCAAATTTTAGAGCAAATGGTTGTGATCTATCGTATAATTGGTATTTGTTTAGGCATACCACCAAAAACAATCACTTGGGAGTATTATGATAAATCAAAGAATTACAATTGTGTCGGACCTATCACGCCACTAGagttttatgaaaaatatgtAAAACCTTATTATAATGTAGATGATAAGATATGCTTAGTATCAGATCCAAGACCATCTAATCCATATGGAAAGCTTTATACTATTGATTGTTTAGGAAATGTTTTGGGTGGACGACCTACGTTATATAATAATCAACCACCTGAACTACTAATGAAATTATGCGCAGAAAGCATAAAAAACAACGAACCTGTATGGTTTGGGTGTGATGTGAACAAACGAGTAATAGCTAAACAAGGCATACAGGATATGAAAGCATATGATTTTGAATTAATGTTTGGAACTGACATCCAAGTGAATCTCACAAAAGCAGATAGATTACTTTATGGGGACTCTATGATGATGCACGCAATGACTCTTACAGCTGTAGCAATTGAT AATGAAGGAAAAATTAAACGATTTCGAGTAGAGAATTCTTGGGGGGACGATCAAGGACAAAAAGGATACCTGTTATTAACAGCCGATTGGTTTTCTGAATTTGTCTTTGAAGCAGTTATTGATAAAAAAATAGTACCTCTGGGCATTTTGGATGTATTTAAACAAGAACCTGTTACTTTACCTGCATGGGATCCTATGGGTACACTTGCCCACTGA
- the Poldip2 gene encoding DNA polymerase delta interacting protein 2: protein MELARNLVTCRLKCYILKAPTKFCLHHVRHIRLAEVGKLETPKLQGKYETGQLILHRVFGYRGVILFPWTARVYDRDIPNKKDENTNDYSSVGKEVKGRTHTFYQVLIDQRDYPYIRAQTEAVTFLSNHESSRSLYTVPGLDYVAHEDVLPYTTNEKTALQHELFDKFLAYNPNRDPCFVAQETLKAWQKRNHPWLELSDVHKETTENVRVTVIPFYMGYRGNQTTAAHWWRYCIRLENLGDLSVQLRERHWRIFSLSGTLETVRGRGVVGQEPVLSKMLPAFQYSSHVSLQAASGHMWGTFRMEREDGYAFDCRIPPFSLESKVEEPSTPDMNS, encoded by the exons ATGGAACTTGCGCGAAATCTTGTTACTTGTAGATTAAAATGTTACATTCTGAAAGCACCAACAAAATTTTGTTTGCATCACGTAAGACATATCAG ACTGGCAGAAGTGGGAAAGTTAGAAACACCAAAATTACAAGGAAAATATGAAACTGGTCAATTAATTCTGCACAGAGTATTTGGTTATCGTGGTGTTATATTATTTCCTTGGACTGCAAGGGTTTATGATAGAGATATTCCAAATAAAAAAGATGA AAACACAAATGATTATAGCAGTGTTGGAAAGGAAGTGAAAGGTAGAACTCATACATTTTATCAGGTATTAATTGACCAAAGAGATTATCCATATATA cgTGCTCAAACAGAAGCTGTAACATTTCTAAGTAACCATGAAAGCAGCCGTAGTTTATACACAGTACCAGGATTAGATTATGTTGCTCACGAAGATGTTTTACCTTACACAACAAATGAGAAAACTGCTCTGCAACATGAGTTGTTTGATAAATTTTTAGCTTATAATCCAAATCGAGATCCCTGTTTTGTTGCACAAGAAACTCTCAAGGCATGGCAAAAAAGAAATCATCCATGGCTGGAATTATCAGATGTACATAAAGAAACTACTGAAAATGTTCGTGTTACTGTTATTCCATTTTATATGGGATACAGAGGGAATCAAACTACAGCAGCACATTGG TGGCGCTATTGCATCCGACTCGAAAATTTGGGTGATTTAAGTGTACAACTACGTGAAAGACATTGGAGAATATTTAGTCTTTCTGGTACATTGGAAACTGTCCGCGGAAGAGGTGTAGTTGGCCAAGAACCTGTTTTATCAAAAATGTTGCCAGCTTTTCAATATAGTAGCCATGTGAGTTTACAAGCTGCAAGTGGCCATATGTG GGGTACATTCAGAATGGAAAGAGAAGATGGATATGCATTTGATTGTAGAATTCCACCATTTTCTTTGGAATCAAAGGTAGAAGAACCATCTACACCAGATATGAATTCATAA
- the Stas gene encoding transmembrane protein stas gives METESRIKQSVDSSKEASTKQAVLIVVVIFITSLLALLYVYTSFPELTKDERHYMKVPLDIEEAKNLGKVLGRYKDLYYFQVLAGLFITYIFLQTFAIPGSIFLSILSGFLFPLPLALLLVCSCSAVGASLCYFLSSILGHRILFKYFPEKARKWTLTVKKHKDNLFNYMLFLRVTPLLPNWFINLASPIIGVPLAPFAIGTFFGVAPPSFVAIQAGQTLQNLTSSSDAWSWNSIIILCLFAVLSLVPVLFKQKLQQKFD, from the exons ATGGAAACAGAAAGTAGAATAAAACAAAGTGTCG ATTCCTCAAAGGAGGCATCGACTAAACAAGCTGTTTTGATAGTTGTAGTCATTTTTATTACTTCCTTATTGGCACTACTTTATGTGTATACTAGTTTTCCAGAacttacaaa AGATGAACGACATTACATGAAAGTACCATTAGATATTGAAGAAGCTAAAAATTTGGGTAAAGTTCTAGGACGCTACAAAGATCTCTATTATTTTCAAGTTCTGGCTGGATTATTTATTACATACATTTT CTTACAAACTTTTGCTATTCCAGGCTCTATTTTCCTTTCCATCCTTTCCGGTTTTCTTTTTCCCCTCCCTTTAGCTTTATTATTAGTATGCAGTTGCAGCGCAGTTGGAGCATCGCTGTGCTACTTTCTTTCATCGATCTTAGGACACAGAATACTGTTTAAATATTTCCCTGAGAAAGCAAGAAAATGGACATTAACGGTGAAAAAGCACAAAGATAATCTTTTCAATTACATGCTATTTCTTCGAGTGACGCCATTGCTACCAAACTGGTTTATAAATTTAGCAAGCCCTATAATTGGAGTGCCACTTGCACCATTTGCTATAGGCACATTTTTCGGTGTTGCTCCACCATCTTTTGTTGCCATACAAGCAGGTCAGACATTGCAGAACTTGACTTCATCTTCAGATGCATGGTCATGGAATAGCATTATAATATTATGTCTATTTGCTGTGCTATCATTAGTACCTGTACTATTTAAACAGAAATTGCAACAAAAATTTGATTAA
- the LOC143432574 gene encoding uncharacterized protein LOC143432574, which translates to MANYEVYKDMLNNIRRYAHKNGISDTEIDKVLQESFHILEKKKQKFNIRFCLKCSITISFIIVASLISFDKKSMAIVLQRNLQNFIYPGLKLLRRIAVPIIQHYPSLSELYDEWCILENPYFYVNDMDCWPCSDVHFIPNLTGHVISRSFNPGIPYLKTENFSEVHMENLQQLLQQNSDVFEKDAMKVYSNNITYRKVQDIMENKMDLNPSKNLNNHITWRINRMTAGRILRKLFPKPVDAPNWWEQSTEKFIFIDESKSPPYSLPNPECSNVMIRCTSGTRLIKMIASTECTTSCRSLPVLLSAGKTLWYNWWYWRPVSLPALNLTSITISYMTSFC; encoded by the exons ATGGCAAATTACGAAGTTTATAAAGATATGTTAAATAACATTCGTCGGTATGCGCACAAAAATGGTATTTCTGACACTGAAATTGATAAAGTATTACAAGAATCTTTTCACattcttgaaaaaaaaaagcaaaaatttAACATCCgtttttgtttaaaatgttccaTTACTATATCGTTTATAATAGTTGCGAGTTTGATATCTTTTGATAAAAAATCCATGGCAATTGTTCTACAGAGGAACTTGCAAAATTTCATTTATCCAGGTTTAAAATTACTTAGAAGAATAGCTGTTCCAATAATTCAACATTATCCTTCTTTATCTG AGTTGTATGACGAATGGTGTATATTAGAAAATCCATACTTTTATGTAAATGATATGGATTGTTGGCCATGTAGCGATGTACATTTTATACCTAACTTAACTGGCCACGTTATATCCAGATCATTTAATCCTGGAATTCCTTATTTAAAAACAGAAAATTTTTCTGAAGTCCATATGGAAAATCTACAACAATTGTTGCAACAAAATTCAGATGTGTTTGAGAAAGATGCTATGAAAGTATATTCTAATAATATAACTTACAG AAAAGTTCAAGATATTATGGAAAATAAGATGGATTTAAATCCTTCGAAAAATTTAAATAATCATATTACATGGAGAATTAATCGCATGACAGCTGGCAGAATTTTGAGAAAATTATTTCCAAAACCTGTTGATGCACCAAATTGGTGGGAACAAAGTACAGAAAAATTCATCTTTATAGATGAATCAAAATCTCCACCTTATTCTTTA ccaaatcctgaatGTAGTAATGTGATGATAAGGTGTACAAGTGGAACACGATTGATAAAAATGATTGCAAGCACAGAATGTACTACATCTTGTAGATCTCTTCCAGTATTATTATCTGCTGGAAAAACTT TGTGGTACAATTGGTGGTACTGGCGACCAGTTAGCCTTCCAGCTTTAAATTTGACTAGTATTACCATTAGCTATATGACTTCATTTTGTTGA
- the Nd-b22 gene encoding NADH dehydrogenase (ubiquinone) B22 subunit codes for MAQIPSELTTHSRKVCSLYKRVIRMLDAYYTRRNEFRYHATIMRHRFDLNKNIRDARLAKALVIEGEEELFRRARWEKKRFPTAPDGIAYQRFITPNDFVLDYWNPLEKSKYPKYFALREQLKKEYVDLYKKWYPENIEESTEKKEGKN; via the exons atggcTCAAATACCGAGTGAGTTAACTACTCACTCTAGAAAAGTATGCAGTCTCTATAAACGTGTTATACGTATGCTAGACGCTTACTACACTCGAAGAAACGAGTTCAG ATATCATGCTACCATAATGAGACATCGTTttgatttaaataaaaatataagagaTGCTCGCCTTGCAAAAGCATTGGTGATAGAGGGTGAAGAAGAATTATTTCGGAGAGCCCGTTGGGAAAAGAAAAGATTTCCTACTGCACCGGATGGTATTGCTTATCAACGTTTTATTACACCGAATGATTTCGTACTGGATTATTGGAATCCACTGGAAAAATCTAAATATCCAAAATATTTTGCATTAAGAGAGCAACTTAAAAAGGAATATGTAGACTTATATAAAAAGTGGTACCCTGAAAATATTGAAGAATCTactgaaaaaaaagaagggaaaaattAA